In Lysinibacillus sp. FSL M8-0337, the following proteins share a genomic window:
- a CDS encoding 2,3-butanediol dehydrogenase, with protein sequence MKAARWYKARDIRVENIEEPSIASGKVKIKVHWTGICGSDLHEYAAGPIFIPVEQPHSISKDIAPIVMGHEFSGEVVEIGEGVTTVKIGDAVVVEPILSCGECAACKKGKYNICKQLGFHGLSGGGGGLSEYTVVDDHMVHKMPAGLSYEQGALVEPAAVALHAVRQSKLKAGDKAAVFGTGPIGLLVIEALRASGASEIYAVELSAERAAKAMELGATAVINPQDEDAVERLHALTNGGVDVAFEVTGVPVVLQQAIDSTTFEGETIIVSIWESSASIQPNNIVLSERTVKGIIAYRDIFPAVMELMTKGYFPADKLVTKRIGLDDVVTEGFEALMKEKNHIKILVNSQS encoded by the coding sequence ATGAAAGCAGCAAGATGGTATAAAGCAAGAGATATCCGTGTAGAAAACATTGAGGAGCCTTCCATTGCATCCGGCAAAGTAAAAATTAAAGTACATTGGACAGGCATTTGTGGAAGCGATTTACATGAGTATGCAGCAGGACCAATCTTTATTCCAGTTGAACAGCCACACTCTATCAGTAAAGATATAGCCCCTATTGTAATGGGCCATGAGTTTTCTGGCGAGGTAGTTGAAATTGGGGAAGGTGTTACAACAGTAAAAATTGGAGATGCTGTCGTTGTCGAACCGATTCTCTCTTGTGGCGAATGTGCTGCATGTAAAAAAGGGAAGTACAACATTTGTAAACAACTAGGTTTCCACGGACTGTCTGGCGGCGGTGGCGGATTGTCAGAATATACTGTGGTAGATGACCACATGGTACACAAAATGCCAGCAGGACTTTCTTATGAACAAGGTGCTCTTGTAGAACCAGCCGCAGTAGCTTTACATGCAGTTCGCCAAAGCAAATTAAAGGCTGGCGATAAAGCCGCAGTTTTTGGAACTGGGCCAATTGGTCTTCTTGTTATCGAAGCATTACGGGCATCTGGAGCTTCCGAAATTTATGCGGTGGAACTTTCAGCAGAACGTGCTGCAAAGGCGATGGAACTAGGAGCAACAGCTGTTATTAATCCGCAAGATGAAGATGCTGTTGAACGTCTTCATGCCTTAACAAATGGCGGTGTGGATGTGGCATTTGAAGTTACTGGTGTTCCTGTTGTTTTACAGCAAGCTATTGACTCTACTACGTTCGAAGGTGAAACAATTATCGTTTCGATATGGGAATCAAGCGCTTCTATTCAACCAAATAATATTGTATTGTCGGAACGTACTGTGAAAGGTATTATTGCCTATCGAGATATCTTCCCAGCTGTTATGGAGTTAATGACCAAAGGCTATTTCCCAGCGGACAAACTTGTAACTAAGCGCATTGGGCTTGATGATGTTGTAACAGAAGGCTTTGAAGCGTTAATGAAAGAGAAAAACCATATTAAAATTCTTGTCAATTCACAAAGCTAA
- the kdpC gene encoding K(+)-transporting ATPase subunit C, with product MNRFWDNVKQALMVSIIMFVVCGLIYPVTVTGIAQGLFKHQANGSIVEVDGKAVGSEKLGQAFTSAAFFKGRVSSINYNVYTQEDIVPDKNGEIAYGGVSSGTFNYAPSNPELTKRIEGDIQAFLQANPTIKRQDIPADLMTASGSGLDPHISVQAARIQIDRIANASGLSEKEIEKIVEANTEGRALGLFGEEKVNFLMANLAIFKQMKDNE from the coding sequence ATGAATAGATTTTGGGACAATGTCAAGCAAGCATTAATGGTATCTATCATTATGTTTGTAGTCTGTGGTTTAATTTATCCTGTGACAGTAACGGGTATTGCACAAGGGCTATTTAAGCATCAAGCGAATGGTAGCATTGTGGAAGTTGACGGAAAAGCTGTTGGTTCGGAAAAGCTTGGGCAAGCCTTTACATCAGCAGCATTTTTTAAGGGCCGTGTTTCATCCATTAACTATAATGTTTATACACAAGAAGATATTGTACCAGATAAAAATGGTGAGATAGCTTATGGTGGCGTGAGCTCTGGAACGTTCAATTATGCTCCGTCCAATCCAGAATTAACAAAACGGATAGAGGGAGATATTCAAGCGTTTTTACAGGCGAACCCGACTATAAAAAGACAAGACATTCCTGCTGATCTTATGACGGCCTCCGGATCGGGTTTAGACCCACATATTAGTGTGCAAGCAGCGCGCATTCAAATCGATCGAATTGCCAATGCAAGCGGGCTGTCAGAGAAGGAAATCGAAAAAATTGTGGAGGCTAATACAGAGGGGCGGGCGCTCGGTCTATTTGGGGAAGAGAAAGTGAACTTCTTAATGGCGAATTTAGCTATTTTTAAACAAATGAAGGACAATGAATAA
- the kdpB gene encoding potassium-transporting ATPase subunit KdpB: METVRKGFITSDLVKSSLIGALKKFNPVTMIKNPVMFVVEIGFIFVLLLSFFPNLLGGGEGEHAQLYNAIVAIILFVTILFANFAESIAEGRGKAQVQTLKNTKTDTQARVLLADGTEVMKQAHELKKGDIVLVQAGEVIPNDGEVIEGIATVDESAITGESAPVVKERSGDFSSVTGGTTVTSDWLMIEITSLPGESFLDKMIALIEGASRKKTPNEIALNTLLVSLTIIFLLVVVTLYPMTTYLNVHISIATLIALTVCLIPTTIGGLLSAIGIAGMDRVTQFNVIAMSGRAVEACGDVDTLILDKTGTITYGNRMATEFLPVKGVDHQTLMQAAWLSSLTDDTPEGKSILSLACDLGVTTTDEQQLIQYSEHIPFTAQTRMSGLNLQDGTIIRKGAYDTIKQDSLAAGQHIPTNLEQLVHQVSAVGGTPLVVSMNHIILGVIHLKDVVKSGLKERFEQLRAMGIKTIMCTGDNPLTAAAIAKESGVDSFIAESKPEDKIKVIKDEQALGKVVAMTGDGTNDAPALAQANVGLAMNSGTNAAKEAANMVDLDSNPTKIIEVVEIGKQLLMTRGALTTFSIANDVAKYFAIIPAMLMVAVPEMNALNIMQLHSPTSAIISALIFNAVIIPMLIPIAIKGVKYKPMSATKLLQKNLFVYGLGGILAPFIGIKVIDLLAGPLLTMLGL, from the coding sequence ATGGAAACTGTAAGAAAAGGTTTTATCACGAGCGATTTAGTAAAGAGCTCATTGATAGGCGCATTGAAGAAATTTAATCCAGTTACGATGATAAAAAATCCCGTCATGTTTGTCGTAGAAATCGGTTTTATTTTTGTGCTGTTGTTATCGTTTTTTCCTAATCTACTTGGCGGTGGGGAAGGAGAGCATGCTCAGCTCTATAATGCCATTGTTGCTATCATTCTCTTTGTTACAATTTTATTTGCTAACTTTGCAGAATCCATCGCTGAAGGGCGGGGAAAAGCACAAGTACAAACGTTAAAAAATACAAAGACAGATACACAAGCACGTGTCCTTTTAGCGGATGGTACAGAAGTGATGAAACAGGCACATGAGCTGAAAAAAGGGGATATTGTTTTAGTGCAAGCAGGGGAAGTGATTCCAAATGATGGCGAGGTCATTGAAGGGATTGCCACAGTCGATGAATCAGCCATTACTGGTGAGTCTGCACCCGTTGTAAAAGAACGCAGTGGAGATTTTTCATCTGTTACTGGTGGAACGACTGTCACAAGTGATTGGCTAATGATTGAAATTACTTCACTGCCAGGAGAGTCATTTTTAGATAAAATGATTGCCCTCATTGAAGGAGCAAGTCGGAAAAAAACACCTAATGAAATAGCGTTAAATACATTGTTAGTTAGCTTGACAATCATCTTTTTATTAGTGGTCGTGACATTATATCCAATGACTACTTATTTAAATGTACACATTTCCATTGCAACGTTAATTGCACTGACAGTTTGCTTAATACCAACGACCATCGGCGGTTTACTTTCTGCTATTGGTATTGCTGGTATGGACCGAGTGACGCAGTTTAATGTCATTGCAATGTCTGGTAGAGCTGTGGAAGCTTGCGGAGACGTAGATACACTTATATTAGATAAAACAGGCACAATAACGTACGGTAATCGCATGGCAACTGAGTTTTTACCAGTCAAAGGAGTTGACCATCAAACTTTGATGCAAGCAGCATGGCTGAGTTCGCTGACAGATGATACACCAGAAGGAAAATCTATTTTATCATTGGCATGTGATTTAGGGGTAACTACAACGGATGAACAACAACTAATTCAATACAGTGAGCATATTCCCTTTACCGCACAGACACGGATGAGCGGATTGAACTTGCAGGATGGGACGATCATTCGAAAAGGGGCTTATGATACGATTAAACAAGATAGTCTTGCAGCAGGACAACATATTCCGACAAATTTGGAACAGTTAGTGCATCAAGTATCTGCTGTTGGGGGCACACCGCTTGTTGTGTCGATGAATCATATTATTTTGGGTGTCATCCATCTGAAAGATGTTGTTAAATCTGGTTTGAAAGAACGCTTTGAACAGCTGCGAGCAATGGGCATAAAAACAATTATGTGCACAGGGGATAATCCACTAACAGCAGCCGCTATTGCTAAAGAATCGGGCGTTGACAGTTTTATTGCAGAAAGTAAACCAGAAGATAAAATAAAGGTGATTAAAGATGAGCAGGCACTTGGAAAAGTTGTGGCGATGACAGGGGACGGTACCAATGACGCACCTGCTTTAGCACAGGCGAATGTCGGTCTTGCGATGAATTCAGGAACGAATGCAGCAAAAGAAGCTGCAAACATGGTTGATTTAGATTCAAATCCAACTAAAATAATTGAAGTTGTAGAGATTGGAAAGCAATTATTAATGACGCGTGGTGCACTAACAACATTCAGTATTGCAAACGATGTGGCAAAATATTTCGCTATTATTCCTGCTATGTTAATGGTAGCAGTACCTGAAATGAATGCGCTCAACATTATGCAACTGCATTCGCCGACAAGTGCCATCATTTCAGCTTTAATTTTTAATGCGGTGATTATTCCAATGTTAATTCCCATTGCGATAAAGGGCGTAAAATATAAGCCGATGAGTGCTACAAAATTATTACAGAAAAACTTGTTTGTTTATGGACTAGGTGGTATTCTTGCGCCTTTTATCGGTATAAAGGTGATCGATTTGCTAGCAGGGCCACTGTTAACCATGCTTGGTCTATAG
- the kdpA gene encoding potassium-transporting ATPase subunit KdpA: MWQIAIVCIIYLPLVILTGHYLFRVTMHKKTWLDPLMDKVDHVIYKVCGIKQVDMTGKQYVLSLIISNAFMVFIGYILLRIQSFLLLNPNDIENMEASLSFNTIISFMTNTNLQHYSGESGLSYLSQMLVIIFMMFTSAATGYAACMAFCRRLVAKSDTLGNFFVDFVRVITRVLMPISIVAAIILVSQGAPQTFSANQTVQTIEGKMQDIALGPVASLESIKHVGTNGGGFNGANSTTPFENPTVISNIVEMLSMMLLPGACVVAFSLMVAYRKKKTIFGKQGLAIFAAMGMLFLIGLVTVYIAERAGNPLISNLGITQELGSMEGKEMRFGVAQSALFTTVTTAFTTGSVNNMHDTLTPIGGMVPMFNMMLNVVFGGKGVGLMNMMMYVLLTIFIACLMIGRTPQFLGKKIEEKEMKLIALCILIHPAIILLFSALAVATTSGVAGITNPGAHGLSQVLYEFASASANNGSGFEGLADNSTFWNVTTGLAMFFGRYLTIILQLAIASLLAKKMWHSDSVGTLKTDTSMFTFLLVAIVLMIGALTFLPALALGPITEHLQIHS, from the coding sequence ATGTGGCAAATCGCCATTGTGTGTATTATTTATTTACCGCTTGTTATCCTGACCGGCCATTATCTTTTTCGTGTGACAATGCATAAAAAAACATGGCTCGATCCATTAATGGATAAAGTGGATCATGTGATTTATAAGGTATGCGGCATTAAACAAGTGGATATGACAGGCAAGCAATATGTATTGTCATTAATTATTTCAAATGCTTTTATGGTTTTTATCGGATACATTCTTTTACGCATTCAATCTTTTTTGCTGTTAAATCCAAATGATATAGAAAATATGGAGGCATCACTTTCTTTTAATACCATCATTTCGTTTATGACCAACACCAATCTGCAACATTATAGTGGTGAATCTGGTTTAAGTTATTTGTCACAAATGCTCGTTATTATTTTTATGATGTTTACATCTGCAGCGACTGGCTACGCTGCTTGTATGGCGTTCTGTAGACGATTAGTTGCAAAAAGTGATACATTAGGCAATTTCTTTGTAGATTTTGTGCGTGTGATTACACGTGTATTAATGCCTATTTCCATCGTAGCTGCCATTATTTTAGTATCGCAAGGAGCACCTCAAACATTCAGTGCCAATCAAACTGTTCAAACAATCGAAGGAAAAATGCAAGATATCGCATTGGGACCAGTTGCCTCACTTGAATCTATTAAACATGTAGGTACAAATGGAGGTGGGTTTAATGGTGCTAATTCCACAACGCCTTTTGAAAACCCTACGGTTATATCTAATATCGTAGAAATGCTATCTATGATGTTGCTACCAGGTGCTTGTGTTGTTGCCTTTAGTCTAATGGTTGCTTATAGAAAGAAAAAAACAATATTCGGCAAGCAAGGGCTAGCGATCTTTGCTGCAATGGGTATGCTATTTCTTATCGGGTTAGTGACAGTGTATATTGCTGAGCGTGCGGGTAATCCCCTTATTAGTAACCTGGGAATTACTCAGGAGCTTGGCAGTATGGAAGGAAAAGAAATGCGCTTTGGGGTAGCCCAATCTGCCCTTTTCACTACAGTCACAACTGCCTTTACAACGGGCTCGGTCAATAACATGCACGATACATTAACCCCAATTGGTGGAATGGTGCCGATGTTTAATATGATGTTAAATGTTGTATTTGGGGGCAAAGGTGTTGGGCTGATGAATATGATGATGTATGTCTTACTAACGATTTTCATCGCATGTTTAATGATTGGTCGCACGCCACAGTTTTTAGGAAAGAAAATTGAGGAAAAGGAAATGAAGTTAATAGCACTTTGTATTTTAATTCATCCTGCAATTATCCTACTGTTTTCTGCGCTTGCTGTTGCCACAACATCTGGGGTAGCTGGTATTACAAATCCAGGGGCACACGGTTTATCGCAAGTACTATATGAGTTTGCTTCAGCATCTGCCAACAATGGCTCTGGCTTTGAAGGGTTAGCTGATAACTCAACGTTTTGGAATGTGACGACAGGGTTAGCTATGTTTTTTGGTCGCTATTTAACCATTATCCTTCAATTAGCAATTGCTTCACTACTTGCTAAAAAAATGTGGCACAGCGATTCAGTTGGAACATTGAAAACAGATACCTCAATGTTTACATTTTTGCTTGTTGCCATTGTACTGATGATTGGTGCGCTAACATTTTTACCCGCATTAGCACTTGGACCAATTACGGAGCATTTACAAATACATTCCTAA
- a CDS encoding sensor histidine kinase KdpD — protein sequence MMEKMRPTPEELLTRFHQEQTTVGRLKIFIGYAAGVGKTYAMLDAAHLAKKLGKDVVIGYIEPHPRPETLALLDGLEQIPTRTIHYKGRTFQELDIDAVLERKPEIVLIDELAHSNVPVMRHTKRFGDVEELLAKGIHVYTTVNIQHIESLHDVVEEITGVKVRERIPDYLIDQAALIKIVDIEPDELIQRLIEGKIYSKQQAEKALASFFRKQNLVALREIALRRTADTINYKQINDSESIRQTAQIEEHILVGISSSPTNAKVIRTAARLAQALHGKFTALYVQKVKEGDDNDANSERLQQHIKLTEQLGGHVVIVQENDVAAALANYAQMSGVTKLVLGRTVMKKKWWQPNAKIIDRLNDYVPNLAIHIVPDQENEQFYFPDLRNRLTFEWLDLLKMSVVFSLASCLALFFFTMGVSESNIITIYILSVLILAIWSSGWLMTIISSAVAVLLFNFLFTEPRFSLEAYHRDYPMTFMIMFFSGIITSSLTKKIKEQAIVAVRKSYRMEVLLETNRKLQHAKSIEDIIMEGMSQIVKLVEKPVQFFEIENNMIAKSVFFPTPTLSNTENTKVATLFKNTNELGVIHWVINNNHFAGVSTDIFPEVNGYYMPVLSSGSVKGVVGIALSKQTPLPAFERHILNAIMNDFSFALDKWYLQNLNEKVAREAELEQMRANLLRAISHDLRTPLTTISGNADILLTNTVQIPDTEKTRLYEDIYKNSRWLVQMVENLLAVSMLEDGQFALEMQLELVEDIIQEALLHVIPRNNTHHISYHVEPELVMALMDARLIIQVLINIINNALTYTPTGSDISFIAKEEGEYVHFSIADNGPGIDDSLKEKLFEPFITGKVQRSDSRRGLGLGLALCQTILTLHDSKLVVEDNYPNGTVFRFTLKKGVVSIDE from the coding sequence ATGATGGAAAAAATGCGCCCCACTCCCGAAGAGCTTTTAACAAGGTTTCATCAGGAACAAACAACTGTCGGTAGATTGAAGATATTTATTGGGTATGCAGCCGGCGTCGGAAAAACGTATGCTATGCTAGATGCCGCACATTTAGCAAAAAAACTTGGAAAAGATGTAGTAATTGGCTATATAGAGCCACATCCTCGACCAGAAACATTAGCATTACTTGATGGGCTTGAACAAATACCTACTAGAACAATCCATTATAAAGGGAGAACTTTTCAAGAGTTGGATATTGATGCAGTATTGGAGCGTAAACCGGAAATTGTCCTTATCGATGAGTTGGCTCATAGCAACGTTCCGGTTATGCGACATACAAAACGTTTTGGAGACGTGGAAGAATTATTAGCAAAAGGCATTCATGTCTATACAACCGTTAATATTCAACATATTGAAAGTCTTCATGATGTTGTAGAAGAAATTACTGGGGTAAAAGTCCGCGAACGTATTCCAGATTATTTAATCGATCAAGCCGCGCTTATTAAAATTGTAGATATCGAACCAGATGAGTTAATCCAACGCTTAATAGAAGGAAAAATATATTCCAAACAACAAGCTGAAAAAGCGTTAGCATCTTTTTTTCGTAAACAAAATTTAGTAGCATTGCGGGAAATTGCCCTGCGTAGAACGGCAGATACGATTAATTACAAACAAATAAATGACAGCGAATCGATTAGGCAAACGGCACAAATTGAAGAGCATATTTTAGTTGGTATTAGTAGCTCCCCAACCAATGCAAAAGTTATTCGCACTGCTGCCAGACTTGCTCAAGCCTTACATGGTAAATTCACGGCGCTTTATGTACAAAAGGTGAAAGAAGGTGACGATAACGACGCGAACTCCGAGCGCTTACAACAACATATTAAATTGACCGAACAACTTGGTGGACATGTCGTAATCGTGCAGGAGAATGATGTCGCAGCGGCGCTTGCTAATTATGCTCAAATGAGTGGCGTCACAAAACTGGTACTCGGCAGGACGGTGATGAAAAAGAAATGGTGGCAGCCCAATGCAAAAATCATTGATCGACTCAATGATTATGTGCCTAATCTCGCTATTCATATCGTGCCAGACCAAGAAAACGAACAATTTTATTTTCCAGATCTTCGCAATCGACTAACTTTTGAATGGTTAGATTTGTTAAAGATGTCCGTCGTGTTTAGCTTGGCGTCATGTTTAGCCTTATTTTTCTTCACAATGGGCGTCAGCGAATCGAATATTATTACCATTTATATTCTTAGTGTGTTAATTCTTGCTATTTGGTCATCTGGATGGCTCATGACTATTATTAGCTCGGCTGTAGCTGTACTACTGTTCAACTTTTTATTTACAGAGCCACGATTTTCACTGGAAGCATATCATCGAGACTATCCGATGACATTTATGATTATGTTTTTCTCTGGCATTATTACAAGTAGCTTAACGAAAAAGATAAAAGAGCAGGCCATCGTAGCCGTCCGAAAATCCTATCGAATGGAAGTGTTGCTTGAAACGAATCGCAAATTACAACACGCTAAGTCCATCGAAGATATTATTATGGAAGGCATGTCTCAAATTGTTAAATTAGTAGAGAAACCTGTCCAATTTTTTGAAATAGAAAATAACATGATTGCTAAATCTGTTTTTTTTCCAACACCAACTCTATCAAATACGGAGAATACGAAAGTAGCTACCTTATTTAAAAATACAAATGAACTAGGCGTCATTCATTGGGTCATCAACAATAACCATTTTGCTGGCGTGTCCACTGACATTTTCCCAGAAGTAAACGGCTATTATATGCCCGTTCTTTCAAGTGGCAGTGTAAAGGGTGTCGTTGGCATTGCGCTTTCAAAGCAAACCCCATTACCTGCATTTGAGCGCCATATTTTAAATGCCATTATGAATGATTTTTCGTTTGCATTAGATAAATGGTATTTGCAAAACTTAAATGAAAAAGTGGCAAGAGAAGCTGAACTTGAACAAATGCGAGCGAATCTTTTGCGTGCTATCTCGCATGATTTACGGACACCACTGACTACGATTTCTGGGAATGCCGATATATTGTTAACGAATACAGTTCAAATTCCAGATACAGAAAAAACTCGATTATATGAAGATATCTATAAAAATTCAAGATGGCTTGTGCAAATGGTCGAAAACTTACTAGCCGTTTCGATGTTAGAGGATGGACAATTTGCCCTCGAGATGCAGTTGGAGCTAGTAGAGGATATTATTCAAGAAGCGTTGCTACATGTAATTCCACGCAACAATACGCATCATATTTCTTATCATGTAGAGCCCGAATTAGTTATGGCTTTGATGGATGCACGCCTGATTATTCAAGTGCTTATTAATATTATTAATAATGCACTAACATATACACCTACTGGTAGTGACATCTCTTTTATCGCAAAAGAGGAAGGCGAATATGTACATTTTAGTATAGCTGATAATGGACCAGGTATTGACGATTCATTAAAAGAAAAGCTGTTTGAACCATTTATTACAGGGAAAGTGCAGCGCAGTGATAGCCGAAGAGGCTTAGGGTTAGGATTAGCATTATGTCAGACGATTTTAACTTTACACGATAGTAAATTAGTAGTTGAAGATAACTACCCGAACGGAACCGTCTTTCGTTTTACTTTAAAAAAAGGAGTTGTCAGTATCGATGAATAA
- a CDS encoding response regulator transcription factor: MNKRILVVEDDIAIGNLIKMTLTTQNYEFDIMQDGSSALQKAITFKPHVIILDLGLPDMDGLDFIHKLRSWTQTPIIVVSARGAELDKINALDAGADDYVTKPFSVEELLARIRVALRRTVSDHQIDNESAVFVNGHLEIDYLANTVIVNGVEVHLTPIEYKLLVVLSKHVGKVLTHNFLLKEIWQNVLQSDVPSLRVFMATLRKKIEDNPAQPKYIQTHVRVGYRMLRYHDDDE; encoded by the coding sequence ATGAATAAACGGATTTTAGTCGTAGAAGACGACATAGCAATCGGCAATTTAATTAAAATGACCTTGACTACCCAAAATTATGAATTCGATATTATGCAAGATGGTTCAAGTGCTTTACAAAAAGCCATAACGTTCAAGCCGCATGTAATTATCCTTGATTTAGGCTTGCCTGATATGGATGGTCTAGACTTTATTCACAAACTCCGCAGTTGGACCCAAACGCCGATTATCGTCGTGAGTGCCCGCGGTGCAGAGCTCGATAAAATTAATGCACTTGATGCAGGGGCAGATGATTATGTTACAAAACCTTTTAGTGTCGAGGAGCTACTTGCACGCATTCGAGTAGCTTTAAGAAGAACTGTCAGCGATCATCAGATAGACAATGAGTCAGCCGTATTTGTCAATGGTCATTTAGAAATTGATTACTTGGCTAACACGGTGATTGTCAACGGTGTGGAAGTACACTTAACCCCCATCGAATATAAACTATTAGTTGTGCTATCCAAGCATGTTGGCAAAGTGCTGACACATAACTTCTTATTGAAGGAAATTTGGCAAAATGTACTACAATCGGACGTCCCTAGTCTTCGAGTTTTTATGGCGACTCTGCGCAAAAAAATCGAAGATAATCCAGCCCAACCAAAGTACATCCAGACACACGTTCGCGTTGGCTATCGCATGCTTCGTTATCATGATGATGACGAATAA
- a CDS encoding FeoA family protein, translated as MDLHAVQLGEKVKVKDLQQVDALLMKRLNAFGVKEGCQVCMIQKGWFSGACIMECQGQKIGLRKKDLMNIKVEQL; from the coding sequence ATGGACCTTCATGCAGTTCAATTGGGTGAAAAAGTTAAAGTTAAAGACCTACAGCAAGTCGATGCACTCTTAATGAAACGTTTAAATGCATTTGGCGTAAAAGAAGGCTGCCAAGTATGTATGATTCAAAAAGGTTGGTTTTCTGGCGCCTGTATTATGGAATGCCAAGGTCAAAAAATTGGCCTTCGTAAAAAAGACTTAATGAACATAAAGGTAGAACAATTATGA